A single Cyprinus carpio isolate SPL01 chromosome A6, ASM1834038v1, whole genome shotgun sequence DNA region contains:
- the utp6 gene encoding U3 small nucleolar RNA-associated protein 6 homolog: protein MADIVQQRLEDRIPALEQLERVGLFTSKEVKSMLKRSTALEYKLHRTVQSKDDFITYIQYEINVLELIKKRRARIGYHFKREEIEYPIIHRINHVFRRATTKWKEDVQLWLSQVAFNKKWGTKTQLSKVLSSMLAIHPDKPALWIMAAKCEMEDRNSSESARHLFLRALRFHPENKKVYQEYFRMELMHAEKLRKQQQELEEAKIDVGEYNFSPEILSGKLAEVVYRDAAQKIKGAEFILSLLQIAAIFDFTKELQDTILQELQSQYVDDCMMWDFMAKRELDAAGAPELQSAKGRASDTDRREERCCVVYEEALKSLNTEAMWTCYVTFCLERYKRKTNVSELKEKRKERLLRVLQSAHDAKLLQESFYKNWLKVLLSSGDTVSATQIAITATQCFSQSVEMWSFSLQTLVQLESTEAGHLFQEALKHVNPKESLPLWQLQADWCMTSQRPEDTETFFQKGLLSLVPAVSSAMKEKYLEWSYKTGGYKRARKTFTSLHEHRPFTKAFFMKMIEIEKEQETPKISNLRDYYERALREFGSSDEDLWMDYIKEELGRHGNPENCGKLHWRAVKTLEGESVEHFTTQYTLLQTGHV from the exons ATGGCTGACATTGTGCAACAACGATTAGAGGACAGAATACCAGCGCTTGAACAGTTGGAAAGAGTCGGTTTGTTCACTAGTAAAGAAGTCAA GTCTATGTTAAAAAGATCTACTGCTCTGGAATACAAGCTGCACCGGACAGTTCAGAGTAAAGACGATTTTATCACATACATACAG TATGAAATAAACGTCCTAGAGCTTATCAAGAAGAGGAGAGCA AGAATTGGTTACCATTTTAAACGGGAGGAAATTGAATATCCCATCATTCATCGCATAAACCATGTTTTCAGAAGGGCTACAACAAAATGGAAG GAGGATGTGCAGCTCTGGCTTTCACAGGTTGCCTTTAATAAGAAATGG GGCACAAAGACTCAGCTCAGCAAGGTGTTGTCATCCATGTTAGCTATCCATCCTGACAAACCAg CTTTGTGGATAATGGCTGCTAAGTGTGAGATGGAGGACAGAAACTCTTCAGAGAGCGCCCGACATCTCTTCCTCCGTGCCTTGCGCTTTCATCCTGAGAATAAGAAAGTCTATCAGGAG taTTTCCGGATGGAGCTCATGCATGCTGAGAAACTGAGGAAACAGCAGCAGGAGTTGGAAGAAGCTAAAATAGATGTG GGGGAATATAATTTTTCTCCGGAAATCTTGAGTGGAAAACTTGCTGAGGTGGTGTACAGGGATGCTGCACAAAAAATTAAAG GGGCTGAATTCATCTTGTCGCTGCTACAGATTGCTGCCATCTTTGACTTCACAAAGGAGCTACAGGACACCATCCTGCAAGA ACTGCAGAGTCAGTATGTCGATGACTGCATGATGTGGGATTTTATGGCTAAGCGTGAGCTGGATGCTGCTGGGGCTCCAGAGCTCCAGTCCGCGAAAGGAAGAGCTTCTGATACAGACCGCAGAGAAGAACGCTGCTGTGTCGTTTATGAAGAGGCTCTAAAGAGCCTTAATACAG AGGCCATGTGGACATGTTATGTCACATTCTGTCTTGAGAGATATAAGCGGAAGACAAATGTCAGTGAACTCAAGGAAAAg AGAAAGGAACGATTACTCCGAGTCTTACAGAGTGCTCATGATGCCAAGCTTTTGCAAGAGTCATTCTACAAGAACTGG CTAAAGGTCCTTCTGTCGTCAGGGGATACAGTATCTGCTACCCAGATTGCCATTACAGCCACCCAGTGCTTCAGCCAATCAGTTGAGATGTGGAGCTTCAGCCTCCAGACATTGGTCCAGCTGGAGAGCACAGAGGCGGGACATCTATTCCAGGAAGCCTTGAAACACGTGAATCCCAAG GAAAGTCTTCCATTATGGCAGCTGCAGGCAGATTGGTGCATGACCTCGCAGAGACCAGAGGACACTGAGACCTTTTTTCAG AAAGGGCTTCTGTCCCTAGTACCTGCAGTGTCATCTGCCATGAAGGAAAAATACCTTGAATGGTCATATAAAACTGGTGGTTACAAAAGGGCTAGAAAAACATTCACAAG CTTGCATGAACACAGACCATTCACTAAGGCATTCTTCATGAAGATGATTGAGATTGAGAAAGAGCAG GAGACACCAAAGATAAGTAACCTGAGAGACTACTATGAGCGAGCGCTTCGTGAGTTCGGTTCCTCAGATGAAG ATCTCTGGATGGACTACATCAAGGAAGAGTTGGGAAGGCACGGAAACCCAGAGAACTGTGGGAAGCTCCACTGGAGGGCTGTTAAGACTCTGGAGGGTGAAAGTGTTGAGCATTTTACCACGCAGTACACACTTCTGCAGACCGGGCATGTGTAA